The following are encoded together in the Diabrotica undecimpunctata isolate CICGRU chromosome 7, icDiaUnde3, whole genome shotgun sequence genome:
- the RIOK2 gene encoding uncharacterized protein RIOK2, whose product MGKLNVSIMRYLTPEDFRVLTAIEMGMKNHELVPAAMAASIANLQHGGVNKILRELCKHRLLSYERGKRYDGYRLTNTGYDYLALHSLTKRNVVASFGNQIGVGKESNIYTVANTEGEQLCLKLHRLGRICFRKVTEKRDYHKHRKSASWLYLSRISATKEYAYLKALYERKFPVPKPIDFNRHCVIMELINGTLLNHVQEVQNIDSLYDDLMNLIIRFADSGVIHGDFNEFNIILNLEEKPIIIDFPQMISTEHPNAEYFFNRDVNCVKDFFKKRFGYESELYPQFSDIDREDNLDAEVACSGFTKEMAKHINKQFGYEDSNDSSEEEVEEKTENKNVPDREDFFDASEKLEEKDDVQDLVSISNSSTINFIFDQLKLKSKFDDTAQKIEDIELDSDNSSDHFDSRSMLSTTSTIPPDEIKNRLKKQLLVKEKRQQRKKCVAKGESSAVTRSRRENSNTIKQSQGIWCD is encoded by the exons ATGGGAAAACTAAACGTCTCTATCATGAGGTATCTCACTCCTGAAGATTTTAGAGTTTTAACAGCGATCGAAATGGGTATGAAAAATCATGAATTAGTTCCAGCTGCCATGGCAGCTTCAATTGCAAATTTGCAGCATGGAGGAGTGAATAAAATTCTTAGAGAATTATGTAAACATCGCCTCTTAAGTTATGAAAGAGGAAAAAGATATGATGGTTATAGACTTACTAACACAGGTTATGATTATTTAGCACTTCATTCACTCACAAAGAGAAATGTTGTTGCCTCATTTGGAAATCAAATTGGTGTTGGTAAAGAGAGTAATATATACACAGTTGCTAATACCGAAGGAGAACAGTTATGTCTTAAGTTACACAGATTAGGCAGAATATGTTTTCGAAAAGTAACTGAAAAACGAGATTATCACAAACATAGAAAATCTGCATCCTGGTTATATTTGTCAAGAATTTCAGCTACCAAAGAATATGCATATTTAAAAGCATTATATGAACGAAAATTTCCTGTGCCAAAACCTATTGATTTTAACAGACATTGTGTTATTATGGAACTTATTAATGGGACATTATTAAATCATGTGCAAGAagttcaaaatattgattcactATATGATGATCTTATGAACCTTATTATTAGATTTGCAGATTCGGGTGTAATACATGGAGATTTTAatgaatttaatataattttaaatctaGAAGAGAAACCTATTATAATAGATTTTCCACAAATGATTTCAACTGAACATCCAAATGCTGAATATTTCTTTAATAGAGATGTTAACtgtgttaaagatttttttaaaaaacgctTTGGTTATGAAAGTGAGCTATATCCACAATTTTCAGATATTGACAGGGAAGACAATTTGGATGCAGAAGTAGCATGTTCTGGATTTACTAAAGAAATGGCAAAacatattaataaacaatttgGGTATGAAGACTCTAATGATAGTAGTGAGGAAGAGGTTGAAGAGAAgacagaaaataaaaatgtaccaGATAGAGAAGATTTCTTTGATGCATCTGAAAAGTTAGAAGAGAAAGATGATGTCCAAGATTTGGTATCAATTTCCAACAGTTCAACAATAAATTTCATATTTGATCAACTAAAGCTAAAGAGTAAATTTGATGATACAGCACAAAAAATAg aagatattGAACTGGATTCAGATAACTCATCAGATCACTTTGACTCTAGAAGCATGCTCTCAACTACGTCGACTATACCTCCAGATGAAATTAAAAACCGTCTTAAAAAACAATTGCTGGTCAAAGAAAAAAGACAACAAAGAAAGAAATGTGTAGCCAAAGGAGAGAGCAGTGCAGTTACAAGAAGCAGAAGAGAAAATTCCAATACTATAAAACAATCTCAAGGAATTTGGTGTGATTAG